From the genome of Streptomyces spinoverrucosus:
GGTCCACATCTCGGCGACCTTGCCGAGGCACTCGTCCCGGGTGCCACTGTGCCCGGTGGCGTTCCAGCCGGCGGGCAGCGGCCTGCCCTCCTGCCAGATCGAGTATTGCTCCTCGTCGTTGACGACGACGTGGAAGTGCTCCTGCGGCTCGTCTGTCTGCTGCACACCCAGCCCCTTTCCATCGGCCTGAGTTCGTCGGCGGTCGTGGCGGTCGTCGGCGCGCGCCGACGGGGTGCGCCGAGGCGGACACCGACGGGTTCGCCGGCGGGTCTCGACGCCCCTTGCGGGAAGCGGGCTTCGCGCCCGCCCTCACCGGAAGCGGATCTCGCCCTCGGCGGCGTCGAGGATCTTCTCGATCTCGTCGGGGCGCTCGGCCGTCGCGATGATGTGGCCGAGCCGTCCGTAGGCGTCCGTCGCGGGCCGCACCTCGGCGCCCGGCCGTACCGTCACCGTCACCCGCTCCACCCCGGCGATCGCGGCGGCCCGCTCGACGCCCTCGACGGCGGCGAGCCGTACGGCCTGGTCCGCCAGCAGGAACCGGATGCCGCCCTGCCGGACGAACTCGGGTTCCAGGGACGGCTGTTGGCCGGTCGCCGCGCGCAACTGCTGTTCCAGCAGCGAGGTGCCGGTGGCGAGTCGGATCATCTCCGGGATCATCCCGCCGGCGAGCCGCGGGTTGATCTCGATGATCACCGGCCCGTCCGGCAGCAGCCGCACCTCGGTGTGCGTGGGCCCGAACCGGATGCCCGCCGCGGTGAGCGCGGCCCGCACGGTGCGCTCCAGGTCGGCGGCGACCGTCTCGGCGACCGGCGCCGGGAAGAGGTGCTGCTGTTCGACGAAGTGCGGGGTACCGGTGACCGTCTTGGCGGTGACCCCGACACAGTGATGGTGTCCCTCGGTGCTGAACATCTCGACGCTGAACTCCGGCCCGTCGGCGAGCTCTTCGACCAGGGCCGTACCGGCCATGGGCAGCCCGCGCGCGTTCACCGTCCGCTTCAGGATGTGCGCGACGTGTGCGGTGGCCTGCTCGACGGTCGTGCAACGCAGCACGTCCGTGGAGCCGGAGTCGTCGGCGGGTTTGACCACGCACGGCAGGCCCACGTCGGCCACGGCCGTCGCGGTGGCGGCCGCGTCGCGCACCGCCACGAACCGGGGCTGGCGCACCCCCGCCCGGTCCAACGTCTCGCGCAGCCGCGCCTTGTCCCGGCAGATCCGCACGGCCTCGGGCGGATTGCCGGGAGCGCCCAGCCAGGTGGCGAGTTCGGCGACGGCGGGCACGTAGAAGTCGCTGGTGGTCGTCACCCCGGCGATCTCGTCGCGCCGGAAGCGGGCCTGCACCGTCTCGCGCAGCGCGGGCAGCGTGTTCGTGTCGCACACGACGACCTCGCTGCCGGTGTCGGCCAGTCCCGTGTACCGCTCGGGGTCGTTGGTGAGGAACACCGGGGTGTAACCCATCTCGCGGGCCAGGCCCAGGGCGGCCATGCCCGTGCCGGTGGTGTTCGACTCGACGAAGAGGAGGGTGCGCGGGGTGGGCCGGGCGTCCGCGAGCAGGGCCCGCGACCAGGCGTGCACCTCGGTGCCGTACGTGACCTGCGTGGGCTGCTCGGCGCGTTCGAGACCGGTGAGCTGGTGCTGCTGCCAGTGGCCGTCGCTGTAGACGGTCTCGGCGTAGCGGTCACCGCGGTCGGGGAAGATGCCGACGACGCGGCGGCCCGGCGCGCTGGTGCGGGCCAGGTACCGCAGCACCTGGTACACCGACCCGGAGGTGTTCCCGGCGAAGATCTGCTGGTCGCGGGCGAGTTCATGGGTCGCGGCGAACGCCTCGTGGTCGTTGAGCCAGTGCACCTCGTCCAGCAGGGACGCGTCGAGGTTGGCGGGCTGCAGGCTGTTGCCGAGGCCGCTCTGCAGTCTTCCGGGCCGGTCGGGCTGGCCGAACAGGGCGCTGCCGACGCAGTCCACGCCGACGACGTACAGGTCGGGGTTGTGGCGGCGCAGCGCGCGGGCCGTGCCGCACAGCGAGCCGCCGCTGCCGACGGAGCCGACGAGTACGTCGACGGTGCCGAGGTCCGTGACGAGTTCCTGGGCGAGTTCACGGTAGGCGCCGGGGTTGTCGGGGTTGCTGTACTGCTGCGGCCAGAACGCGCCGGGCAGGTCCGCTCGGAGCTGTTCGAGGCGCTCGATGCGGGCGCTCTGCCAGCCGTGGCTGGACATGCGCTCCACGACGTGGACCTCGCAGCCCAGCGCCCGCAGCTTGGCGAGGGTGATGGTGTCGATCCGCGGGTCGGTGACGATGTGCACCGGGTGCCCCAGGGAGCGTCCGACCAGGGCGATGCCCAGGGCCATCGTCCCCGACGAGCTCTCGATCACGGGGGCGCCCGGCCGCAGCACGCCGAGGCGTCGGGCCTCCAGCAGCATGCTGCGGGCGACCCGGTCCTTCATGGCGAACGGGTTGTGCATCTCCAGCTTGGCGCACACCTCCACACCGGGGGCGGCGTCCAGTTTCAGTCGCACCAGCGGCGTCGAACCGATGGCGTCGTGCATGGCGTCAAAGAACATCGCCGTTCTCCTCGGTCGCGGGGTGCCGCGCGGTCGTGCCGGGCGCGTAGTGGTAGAGGGCGCTGGTGCCGCCCAGGCGGGAGCAGTGGCCGCGCAGGTGGGCGGTCTTGCGCTCCAGTTCCGGGTCGTCGCCGGCGAGGAGGACACCGAGCATGGTGCCGCTGTGCGCGATGACGACGCCGAGCCCGTCGGCTTCCTCGCAGGCCCGCCGCAGCGGCGCGAACGCGGCCCGCGGTCGGGTGCGTACGTGCAGTTCGGCGCTGCGGGTGGCCACGCGGCCCACGGTGCGCAGGTCGTGGGCGGCGACGGCGGCGGTCAGGGTGTCGAGCAGCTGCCCGTACTCGGCCCGCGCTCGGGCGTACACGGGGGTGTCGTGCCGGTTGTAGGTGACGGTGTCGACCTGGCCGCCCTCGTCGTAGCCGACGACCACGAGGCGGGGCAGGTGGCCGAGGCGCCGGTGCAGGCGCACCTCGCGGTGCAGGAAGGCCACGATCTCGTCGTGCATGACCCCGTCGGACGGCTCCACCTCGCGCAGCAGCGATTCGATCGTCGCGGCGGGGAAGGTCACGCCGAAGGCGTCGGCGACGGCGCGTACGGAGGCGACGAGGTCCGCCGACGAGCTGGCGAGCCCCTTGCCCTCGGGCAGTGCGCTGCTCAGCAGCAGCCGTCCGCCGCCGGGCCGGCCGAGCTCCTTGAGCGCGAGCGCGGCCGCGTGCGCCGACTTCTGTTTGTGTGGTGCGTCGACCGTGATGCCGTCGGCGTCGTCGGCGTAACGGAACCGCGCGGTGCTGCCGGCGGTGATCGGCAGCGTCACGAGGAAGTGCCGGTGATCCGGCAGGACCCCTTGGAGCAGTTCGCCGAAGGTGCCCACCGCCGACCCGCTGCCGACCGGTAAGGCCGCCTGCGCGGCGCGGGTCGCGGCCGGCGGCGCGTGTGCCGTCCCCTCGTCTATCGTGTCCCCCCGCATCCGCTCACTCCGTATCGGTGACGAGACCGAGGGCCCGGTCCGTCGTCGCCCGGGCGGTGCGCACCGCGTCGGCACGTACCGCCCAGGCATCGGCCAGAACCTTCGCGTCCTGCTGCTGCGCGGCCAGGGCCTCGCCGACCCGGTCGGGGTGGGCGGAGCCGGCCGAGCTCATCCGCCGCAGCGCGCGCCGCACGTCGAAGGCGTCCTTCAGGAGCGCCTCGGCGTCGGCGGCGTCGACGGTGTGCCCGTGCCCGGCCGCGATCTCGCCCAGCACGTCCGGGGCGTGTTCCTCGGGGGTGTGTCCGGCGCGCACCGCGGCCAGCACGTAGCCTCCGGCGATCACCTGGGCGGTGCGCCAGGGGATGCCGTGCCGCAGCGTCAGCTGGTTGGCGAGCGTGAACCCGCCGAAGAACTCCTTCTCGCAGGCCGCGAGCAGCCTGTCCTCGCGCAGCCGCAGCCCCTCCAGGACGGCCGTGAACAGCCGCAGCAGGTCGCGGCCGGTGTCGAAGGCCCGCGCCACGTGCGCGCCCGCCTCCTTGGAGACCTCCACGAGGTTGGTGTACGGGGTGTTGCGCTGGCCCAGCAGGGCGTCCACGTGGAAGGCGGCCAGGTGGGCGGTCTTGCCGCGGATGCGTTCGAGCAGGGGGAAGTTCTTCTTCTGCGGCATGGAAGCGGAGATCCCCGACAGCGCGTCGGGCAGGTCGAGGAAGCCGTGTTCACTGCCGGCCCACATCAGCAGGTCGGTGCAGAACCGGCTCAACGTGGCGCCGAGCAGCCCCAGCTCGGCGGTGACCTCCAGGGCCCATTCGCGGGAGGCGACGGCGCTGAGCGCGAGCGGTTCGGGGCGTTCGAAGCCCAGCAGGCGGGCGAGGCGCTCCCGGTCCCAGGCCAGCTCCTGCCCCGACAGGGCGCCCGCGCCCAGCGGGCAGGCGTCGATCGCGTCGTGGGTGGCCAGCAGGCGGCGCGAGCGGCGCAGCAGCCTCTCGTCGAGCGCGGCGAAGTAGAAGCCCGCGCTGATGACCTGGGCCGACTGGAAGTGTGTGTAACCCGGCATCAGGACGTCGACGGACCGCTCGGCGAGGCCGCGGGCCGCGTCGGCGAGGGCGTGCAGATGACCTGCGGTCTCCCGCAGGCGGTGCTTGGCGTACATCACCTGTGCGCAGGCCTGGAGGTCGTTGCGGCTGCGGTCCACGTGCCAGACGGGCACGGGTGCCGCGAGGCCCTCGGTGACGGTGCGTTCCAGGGCGAGGGCGATGTCGGACAGGTTCTGCTGCCGGGCGTCCTCGATGCGTTCGGGTGTCACGTCGTCCAGGAGGCCGCCGAGGGTGCGGGCCTGCTCGGCGTCGATCAGGCCCATCCTCAGGTACTCGGCGACGATGGCCTTCTCGATCGCCACGTACGAGGGCAGCAGGGTGCGTGTCTCGTAGCGGAACTGCGGGTCGAGCACCAACTCCCGTACGAGGTCGCTGGGATCCTCGGTGACCCTGCCGCTCAGCTGTCCGCTCATGTCCGCCCCTCCTCCACCTGCGGTTCCTCTTCGGGTCGGGGAGCCTCTTCGAGCCCGGGGACGCTCTTGACGGTGCGCACGTGCGAGCAGGCCAGGATCACGGGGGCGATGAGCATGCCCAGCGAGGCCAGGACGAGCGCGGGCAGGGTGCCCACCACGGTGCCCAGCAGACCGCCGAGTACGGCTCCGACCGGCATGACGCCCATGACGACCATGCGGTTGGTCGCGTTCATCCGGCCCTGCAGGGCGTCGGGGGTGATGGCCGAGCGGTAGCTGCGTACGTTGATGCTGTAGACGATGATCATGGCGGCGTCCAGCACGTACATGGCGATCAGCAGCGTCACGGCGGCGGGCACCGGCACCAGCGTGGCCAGCGGTGTCAGCAGCGAGGCGAGACCGGTGAGCGAGGCGGTCAGCACGATCAGCCTGCCCAGCGGGAGGGCCCGGCTCATCGGGGCCGCGATGACGGCGCCGAGCAGCGCGCCGACGCCCGAGGCGGCGAGCACGAGGCCGACCGAGAACGGCGGGATGTCGAGGGTGCGGGTGATGAAGACGAGGGAGACGGGCTCCGCGATCGCCATGAAGAAGTTGATGACGAGGGTGGCCAGGATCAGGGTGCGCACCGTGACGTGACCGGTGACGAACTTGATGCCGTCGGCGATGTCCTGCCGTATCGACTGGCTCTGCTCCTGGTCCGCCTCGTCCCCCGACTCCTCGCCGCCGGTGGGCTTCCGCTCGCCGCGGATCAGCGCGGTGAAGAAGGCGGAGAGGCCGAAAAGCACCGTGTTGATGAGCATCGAGGCGGCGCCGGCGAGGAGTTGGAACACCGCGCCGCCCAGCGCACTTCCGGCCACGCTGGCCGAAGAGGCACTCATCTCCAGCTTGCTGTTGCCGTCGATGAGCTCGTCGCGCTTGACGAGGGACGGCAGAATCGCGGAACTTCCGACGTCCGCGACCACGCTGAAGCAACCGACGAGCAACGCGATGACCAACAGGACAGGAACGCTCAGAATGTCGAGCCACGAGGCGGCAGGAAGGCCGAGCAGAAGGAGCGCGCGAGCCGTGTCGCACAGCACGATAATGGCCCGCTTCGGTTTTCTGTCGAGCCAGACACCGGCGAAGAGACTCACAAAGAGATATGGCACGTGGCCCGCCGCCGAAAGCAGACCCATTTCGAATACGGAAGCATTCAGGGAAACCGCGGCGAGGAGCGGAAAAATAACCGCCACCATATTCGCCGCAAACATCGACGATGTCTGGCCGAGCCAGAGGTTCCTGAAGTCCCGGTGCCGCCAAAGACCGGATGACATGAAGGTATCTGTCCCTAATTTTACGTGCTACTGGCCGCGTACCAGGTAACCCAATTCGAGCCCTGTCGAGTCGACTTCCGGGGCCGTCGTCAGGCATTCGACGATGCGCCCGCCCGCTTCCGCGATGAGCTCGTCCCAGAAAGCGCGCGTCTCCAGCCGCTGTTCGGTGATCTGGTGCAGGAAGTAGTACGGGTTGTAGTACGCGTTGCCCAGGCCGTGCCGCAGTACCGCGGGGTCCAGGGGCCGGTGGTCGACCTCGACGACGGCGAGGTGGGCGCCGGGCGTGTGCGTGAGCGCGGTGCGGACCACCTCGACGGTGGCGTCCCGCCCCTTCTGCTCCAGGACCTCCTGCAAGGAGAAGGCCGTGACGAAGCACGGGGTGGGCCCGGCCTCGGGCCTGACCTGCGCCATGTAGTCCTCGGCCGTCGCGTTCACGAAGCCGACCTGCTCGGACAGGCCGCGCGCGGCGGCCGCGCGGCGGGCGTTGTCGATGCTGCCCGGGTGCGGGTCCACGCCGATACCGGGGCGGCCGCCCTCGCACAGGTCGAGCAGGAACGTGCCGTCGCCGCATCCCAGGTCCACCACGGCGCTCGGGGGCTCGGGCAGGCGGTCGATGAGGCGCTTGACCAGCGGAATGGCGTCGTAGCGGCTCATCCCGCAGCTGCCGAGGCCGACCATGGTGCCGTTGCGTGAGGCGAAGCGGGTGCGGTCGGCCATGACCTCGGGCAGTTCCCGCAGGGTGGCGCCGTACCCGCCGATCAGAAGCTCGTACCAGGGGCGGAACTCCAGGAACTCACGGCCCTTGGCGGTGATGGCCGGCGACCCTTCCGAGTCGGTGACCACCCCTTCGCCTTCCAGGTAGCGCAACAATCCGGCCAGCCGCTCGGGGTCGAGGGCCAGGTCCTTGGCGAGCTGCTCCACATCCGTCGGTGAGGCTTCACCGAGTTTGCTCAGAAGGCCGCTGGTCATGGCGAACTCAAGGCATTGCGCTAGAAAGAAGCCCCTGATCGGCTGGATCGCAGTGATCAGGCGCTGCTCGAAGTCTGGCTCCATCGTCTCGCTTCGCTCTAGTCGTTACAGGTACGCACGACAGAGGTCCGGGCAGGTGAGTTCCCTCTTGACGTTCCCCCGGAAGCCCCCGAAATGGGGAGAGTGGTCGCTCTCCCGCACTCGTTTACAGCTCAGTCACTGTAACTGGAATTTTCTCAAGGCCACCAGGCTTGACTTCACCCACGGGCTTTGCTAAGTCGCGCCACTGGCTTGTCAATTGACGATCCGTGCACTCGACAAAGGGTTCGGCTCTGTTTGAGGCAGGGCCCCGGTGTTTGCCAGGCTCGTCCGAATTTGCCGGGTGGCGTCGGCGGCGACCGGCTCCATGTCCTCGGTGCGCACGTGGAGTTCGGGGCCGTCGACGGCTGATCCCGCAGCCGCGGTGAACCGAACGGACCTCAGGGCGTCCGAGGGGGCACCCGGTCTCAGCAGGCGCGGCAGCTTCGCCCGGTAGGCCACGTTGAACAGGACCGTCAGTACGCCGGAGATCCCGACGACGGCGTACAGGTACCCCAGACTCAGCGCCCCGGCGATCGAGGCGACGGGCAGCGACAGCATCAGCGCCATGCGACCCAGGTCGCAGGCGATCATCAGCTTGCGCTGGTCGACCCGGTCGGCGAGCAGTCCGGCCGGCAGCGAGATGAGCAGGTACGGCAGCCAGGCCAGGGTGGTCAGGAGCGAGATCTGGAAGACGCTCGCGTCGAGCGTCTCGGCGGCGAGCAGCGGGACCGCGACGCTGGATATCCGTGAGCCCAACTCGGCGACGGTCTGTCCGCCCCACAGCAGCAGGAAGTTCCCGCTGTGCCACACCGTGGGGCGATCGGCCTGCTCGGGCCGGTCGTCCGTCACCGGTTGTCGCGTCACTGTTCCGCCCATCTGTTCGTACGAGCTCCGGTGTTCAGGCCGTACGGCAGCCGGTGCAGGCAGGGGTGAGTCGCAGCCGCAGGTTCTTGAAGCCGCTGATGACCGTCGAGGCCGGCCGGCCGCGCGCCCCCAGACAGTAATGCGACCCGGCGCCGAGCCCCAGGTGGGGGTTGGGAGTGCCTGCCCGGCCTCCTGACAGGCGGCCGGGCTATTCCTCGGCCATGGCCGCCGGCTCCCCCTCCCGTAGGCAGACGACCCTCCCGGACACGGCGGCCGCCCGCAGCGCGTTCAGGGTCCGTAGGTGCGCGGGGTGCAGGGTGTCGCTCAGGTCGTTCGGGGCGGCGAAGGTGTGCTCGTCGTGTTCGGGGCTCAGGGTGATGCGTGCCCCGTCGGGGAGGGTGCCTGCGTGGAAGTAGCAGTCGAGGACCGGGCCCGTGCCGCCGACGTTCACCCGGTGGTCGATGCCGATCAGGACGGGGGGCGCGGGGAGGCCGATGCCGGTTTCCTCGTGCGTTTCGCGGCGCGCGGCCGTCAGCGGGTCCTCTCCGTGGTCGAGCATGCCGCCGGGCAGCCACCAGACGCCCGCCAACGGCTGGCCGGGGGCATAGCGCAGGAGAAGGATCCGGCCCCGGCGGTCGAAGAGCAGCACGCACGAAGCGATGAGTGCCTGCGGCTGGGTTCTGATCCATTCCTCGCGGGGGAGCCAGTCGGCCACTCAGGACTCCCGCGAGGTGAGGGTCCGGGCGGCGGCCTGTTCGAGGTGCTCGGCGAAGCGGGCCTCGGGGTTCGGGACGCCGAGGCGGTGCAGGGTGACCATCGACGTCACGATCACGTCGCACACCTCCGCCGTCACGTCCTCCCAGGTGTGGCTCACGCCCTTGCGGGGGCTCGTGCCGGAGACCCCGATGAGGGCCTGGGCGGCCTCGCCGAACTCCTCGCCGATCTTCAGCACCTGCAGGGCCGAGCGCTGGTCAGGGGGGATGTGAGCTGCCGCCCTGTCGAGGAATGCGGCCAGTTCGGCGGTCTTCTCCCAGGCACTGCTGTCCATGGTGGTCCCTCCCAGTGGGTTCCTCGAAGCGTCAGGCAAAAGCTGGACGCCGTCATCACGCAAAAGCCGGACGCCGTCGTGTAAACGGACTAACGGGTGAACCCGCCTTCGGTGACCTTGTGGGACCGATTCACCGGCCGAGCCGCTGGGTACCCGGCGGCCATGACCGAGTACGAACGCTCACGCACGATGCCCGCCCAGCCCGAGCAGGTCTTCGACGAGGCCGCCAACGTCGGACGGCTGGAGTCCTGGATGCCGGAGGCTCTGCACGTGGAGTCCGTGGATCTTCCCGCCATCACCGTGCACGAAGACCGTACGGACGAGGACACCGCCGCCCTGCTGCGCGCCCAGCGCGACCAGATGCGGCTCGAATGGGGCACCCGCGAACAGGGCAGCTACGCCGGCTGGCTCCAGGTCGCCGGTATCGGTGCCGGAGCCAGTGAGGTGACGGTGCACCTGTCGTTCTTCGACGCCG
Proteins encoded in this window:
- a CDS encoding MbtH family protein, translating into MQQTDEPQEHFHVVVNDEEQYSIWQEGRPLPAGWNATGHSGTRDECLGKVAEMWTDMRPRSLRERHGEAR
- a CDS encoding pyridoxal-phosphate dependent enzyme, translated to MFFDAMHDAIGSTPLVRLKLDAAPGVEVCAKLEMHNPFAMKDRVARSMLLEARRLGVLRPGAPVIESSSGTMALGIALVGRSLGHPVHIVTDPRIDTITLAKLRALGCEVHVVERMSSHGWQSARIERLEQLRADLPGAFWPQQYSNPDNPGAYRELAQELVTDLGTVDVLVGSVGSGGSLCGTARALRRHNPDLYVVGVDCVGSALFGQPDRPGRLQSGLGNSLQPANLDASLLDEVHWLNDHEAFAATHELARDQQIFAGNTSGSVYQVLRYLARTSAPGRRVVGIFPDRGDRYAETVYSDGHWQQHQLTGLERAEQPTQVTYGTEVHAWSRALLADARPTPRTLLFVESNTTGTGMAALGLAREMGYTPVFLTNDPERYTGLADTGSEVVVCDTNTLPALRETVQARFRRDEIAGVTTTSDFYVPAVAELATWLGAPGNPPEAVRICRDKARLRETLDRAGVRQPRFVAVRDAAATATAVADVGLPCVVKPADDSGSTDVLRCTTVEQATAHVAHILKRTVNARGLPMAGTALVEELADGPEFSVEMFSTEGHHHCVGVTAKTVTGTPHFVEQQHLFPAPVAETVAADLERTVRAALTAAGIRFGPTHTEVRLLPDGPVIIEINPRLAGGMIPEMIRLATGTSLLEQQLRAATGQQPSLEPEFVRQGGIRFLLADQAVRLAAVEGVERAAAIAGVERVTVTVRPGAEVRPATDAYGRLGHIIATAERPDEIEKILDAAEGEIRFR
- a CDS encoding GHMP family kinase ATP-binding protein, coding for MRGDTIDEGTAHAPPAATRAAQAALPVGSGSAVGTFGELLQGVLPDHRHFLVTLPITAGSTARFRYADDADGITVDAPHKQKSAHAAALALKELGRPGGGRLLLSSALPEGKGLASSSADLVASVRAVADAFGVTFPAATIESLLREVEPSDGVMHDEIVAFLHREVRLHRRLGHLPRLVVVGYDEGGQVDTVTYNRHDTPVYARARAEYGQLLDTLTAAVAAHDLRTVGRVATRSAELHVRTRPRAAFAPLRRACEEADGLGVVIAHSGTMLGVLLAGDDPELERKTAHLRGHCSRLGGTSALYHYAPGTTARHPATEENGDVL
- a CDS encoding argininosuccinate lyase gives rise to the protein MSGQLSGRVTEDPSDLVRELVLDPQFRYETRTLLPSYVAIEKAIVAEYLRMGLIDAEQARTLGGLLDDVTPERIEDARQQNLSDIALALERTVTEGLAAPVPVWHVDRSRNDLQACAQVMYAKHRLRETAGHLHALADAARGLAERSVDVLMPGYTHFQSAQVISAGFYFAALDERLLRRSRRLLATHDAIDACPLGAGALSGQELAWDRERLARLLGFERPEPLALSAVASREWALEVTAELGLLGATLSRFCTDLLMWAGSEHGFLDLPDALSGISASMPQKKNFPLLERIRGKTAHLAAFHVDALLGQRNTPYTNLVEVSKEAGAHVARAFDTGRDLLRLFTAVLEGLRLREDRLLAACEKEFFGGFTLANQLTLRHGIPWRTAQVIAGGYVLAAVRAGHTPEEHAPDVLGEIAAGHGHTVDAADAEALLKDAFDVRRALRRMSSAGSAHPDRVGEALAAQQQDAKVLADAWAVRADAVRTARATTDRALGLVTDTE
- a CDS encoding MFS transporter, whose translation is MSSGLWRHRDFRNLWLGQTSSMFAANMVAVIFPLLAAVSLNASVFEMGLLSAAGHVPYLFVSLFAGVWLDRKPKRAIIVLCDTARALLLLGLPAASWLDILSVPVLLVIALLVGCFSVVADVGSSAILPSLVKRDELIDGNSKLEMSASSASVAGSALGGAVFQLLAGAASMLINTVLFGLSAFFTALIRGERKPTGGEESGDEADQEQSQSIRQDIADGIKFVTGHVTVRTLILATLVINFFMAIAEPVSLVFITRTLDIPPFSVGLVLAASGVGALLGAVIAAPMSRALPLGRLIVLTASLTGLASLLTPLATLVPVPAAVTLLIAMYVLDAAMIIVYSINVRSYRSAITPDALQGRMNATNRMVVMGVMPVGAVLGGLLGTVVGTLPALVLASLGMLIAPVILACSHVRTVKSVPGLEEAPRPEEEPQVEEGRT
- a CDS encoding 2-ketoarginine methyltransferase, with protein sequence MEPDFEQRLITAIQPIRGFFLAQCLEFAMTSGLLSKLGEASPTDVEQLAKDLALDPERLAGLLRYLEGEGVVTDSEGSPAITAKGREFLEFRPWYELLIGGYGATLRELPEVMADRTRFASRNGTMVGLGSCGMSRYDAIPLVKRLIDRLPEPPSAVVDLGCGDGTFLLDLCEGGRPGIGVDPHPGSIDNARRAAAARGLSEQVGFVNATAEDYMAQVRPEAGPTPCFVTAFSLQEVLEQKGRDATVEVVRTALTHTPGAHLAVVEVDHRPLDPAVLRHGLGNAYYNPYYFLHQITEQRLETRAFWDELIAEAGGRIVECLTTAPEVDSTGLELGYLVRGQ
- a CDS encoding MFS transporter is translated as MTDDRPEQADRPTVWHSGNFLLLWGGQTVAELGSRISSVAVPLLAAETLDASVFQISLLTTLAWLPYLLISLPAGLLADRVDQRKLMIACDLGRMALMLSLPVASIAGALSLGYLYAVVGISGVLTVLFNVAYRAKLPRLLRPGAPSDALRSVRFTAAAGSAVDGPELHVRTEDMEPVAADATRQIRTSLANTGALPQTEPNPLSSARIVN
- a CDS encoding NUDIX hydrolase; its protein translation is MADWLPREEWIRTQPQALIASCVLLFDRRGRILLLRYAPGQPLAGVWWLPGGMLDHGEDPLTAARRETHEETGIGLPAPPVLIGIDHRVNVGGTGPVLDCYFHAGTLPDGARITLSPEHDEHTFAAPNDLSDTLHPAHLRTLNALRAAAVSGRVVCLREGEPAAMAEE
- a CDS encoding MazG-like family protein; protein product: MDSSAWEKTAELAAFLDRAAAHIPPDQRSALQVLKIGEEFGEAAQALIGVSGTSPRKGVSHTWEDVTAEVCDVIVTSMVTLHRLGVPNPEARFAEHLEQAAARTLTSRES
- a CDS encoding SRPBCC family protein, coding for MTEYERSRTMPAQPEQVFDEAANVGRLESWMPEALHVESVDLPAITVHEDRTDEDTAALLRAQRDQMRLEWGTREQGSYAGWLQVAGIGAGASEVTVHLSFFDAGHDPGEEAVRDALDSSLRRLEEQVRLRVEHAAG